The sequence GGATAGCCGGTATGCACGCGGGGAGCTGACCCCGGAACAGTACCGGGAGATGCGCCAAGAGCTTGCGCCCGAGCCCCGCGGAGGCGGGACGCACTTCAATCTCATTCTGGTGCTGATCCTCGTGGCCCTGGTCCTCGTGACGGCCGTCGGCGGCTTCGGGATGCACGGGGGATGGCCAGCGTCGGGCTATCCGGGCCGGCCGGCCGAATGGCCAGCCTGGATGCCGCATATGTGGGGACGGTGACCGACAGGCATGGGAGGAGGCGACGTTAATGGGTTTGCTGTTGCTGCTGCTCCTGGGCCTGGGGAT is a genomic window of bacterium containing:
- a CDS encoding SHOCT domain-containing protein, translating into MWAGMMVWMLVFWVLVIVLAFGLAAWLFPAAPAAPRSTAREILDSRYARGELTPEQYREMRQELAPEPRGGGTHFNLILVLILVALVLVTAVGGFGMHGGWPASGYPGRPAEWPAWMPHMWGR